The genomic interval TGTCGTCGAAGAACACCTGTCGCGGCGTCGCGCCCAGGAACCGCGCGCCGACCGGCGTCGACGTGTCGGGCCGATAGATGACCTCCGGGTCGACGACGGCGTCGCGCAGCACCTCGCGTCGCGTGTCCGCGGCAATGTCCCAGGCGACGATCGCATCCGGACCTTCGGATTGGGTCACCCGCAGGTACGCAATGCGGTCGTCCTCGGAGAAACCGAGTGGATACTCATGGCGCCCGCTTTCACGTTCGTCATTGATCAACCGCCAGTCCTCGCCACGCCCCGTGCGGTAATACAGCTTCGAGCGATTGTCGGCCTGGGCCCCGACCGCAAAGCGCACCTCGCCGGCGTGATCGGTCCTGAATCGCGCACGTGCGACCGGCACCGTGGCTTCGGTCGTGCGGCGCCCTGAATAGACGTCAAGCCGATCGACGCGGGTCATCGGATCCTTGGTGAACGGCGAGACCGCAACCAGGATGTTGCGCGGATCGCCCGGCAGCAGGTCGATCGGAAACGCGCTGACCATCTCGGCCTTGCCGCCGGTCGGGATCCGGGTCCCGGTCGGCGTGCCGCGCACCCGCCAACCCACGAGCAACTGCGCGCGCGACCCATCGGCGTTCATTGCATAGAGCTCGCCGGTGAGCGATGGATAATCGCGCGCGCCGAAGCGCTCGGCCAACGCGAAGACCAGGCGATCGTCGTTGGCCCACCAGAAGTCGGCGATGTGGGTGTTGCGCGGCAACCGGTAGCTGCCGACGATGCTGCGATCGGTCCAGCGGATCACACCGATCGCGGTGGTGTCTCCGTGCGGCATCGTTGCCGCGAAGTACTCGCCGGTCGGCGAGATCTTGATGTCGCGGAAACCGTCGTCCTCGACGAACGGCGCCAGATCGACCTGCGCGTACGCACCCGTACACACGACCGCCACGACGAGCGCAAGCATCCACTGCAGTCCCTTGCGGACCATCTTATTGACTCCTTTGGTAAGCGGCCGCCGCAAGACGGCCGGCCGATGACGCGCTCCCCGCGCGTATTGCCTAGTCTAGCGCGCGGCAGGCGCGCGCGGATGCCGCCTATACTCGCGGCTTCCGCCATTTCCACGACGACGCGCGCATGGCCGCAGCCCCAAGCCCCGCCCTGAGCGGTACCGACGACTTCCTCGGCCACCCCAAGGGCGTCTTCGTCTGTTTCTTCACCGAGATGTGGGAGCGCTTCTCCTTCTACGGCATGAAGGCGCTGTTGCTGCTGTACATCCTCAAGTACCACCTGTTCGGCGACGACGCCGGCTTCGATCTGCTCGGCGCCTACGGCGGCCTGGTCTATGCGATGCCGGTGCTCGGCGGCCTGCTCGCCGACCGTTATCTGGGCATGCGCAAAGCGGTGGTGCTGGGCGGCGTGCTGCTGGTGCTCGGCCACCTGGGCATGGCCTTCGAAGGCGAACAGGCGCGCATCGTCGACGGCACGATCGTGCGCGACGAGACCGCGCTGCAGGTGTTCTACCTGTCGCTGGCGCTGATCATCATGGGGGTGGGGTTTCTGAAGCCGAACATTTCGACGATCGTCGGCAAGCTCTACGCCCCCGAGGACCCGCGCCGCGATTCGGGCTTCACGCTGTTCTATGCCGGCATCAACGTCGGTGCGCTGTTCGCCAGCCTGGTCTGTGCGTTTCTCGGCGAGACCTATGGCTGGAAGTACGGCTTCGGCGCCGCAGGCATCGGCATGGTCGCCGGCCTGATCGTGTTCCTGTGGGGGCAGAAGTATCTGGGCGGCCACGCCGAGCCCAACGACCCGGCGAAGTTGACCGAGAAGCTCGGGCCGCTGAGTCGCGAGTGGTGGATCTACGCCGGCAGTGTCGGCGGGGCGCTGGTCGTGTGGCAGCTGATCCAGCGCACGTGGACGGTGCATGGCGCGATGCACCTGATCGCCGCCGCGCTGGTGGTCTGGTTCGTCTGGTTCCTGATCCGACACTGCAGCCGGGTCGAGCGCGAGCAGATGCTGGCGCTGGTGTTGTTGATCTTCGGGGTGCTGATCTTCTTCACGCTCTACGAGCAGACCTATGGCTCATGGGTCACCTTCACCGACCGGATGCTGACCAAGGATCTGTTCGGTCTGACACCCGGCGGCTATACGCCGGGCGTGCCATGGGCGATCTTTGCATTGGGCGCGAGCCCGCTGCTGATGGTGCTTGCCCTGCGCGCCAGCGACCGCGGCCATGCCGGCCTCGCGCGCGCGGCGGCGATCGCGATGGTCGTGGCCTTGGCTGTGGCGCTGGTGCACGACGTGGTGCTGGTGCCGCAGACCGCTGGCTCGCTGACCTTCCTCGGCGCCTTCTTCATCGTCGTGCTCGCCCCGGTGTTCTCCTGGCTGTGGCCGTGGCTCGACCGCCGCGGCCTGAACCCCGCCAAGCCGACCAAGATGGCGATCGGACTGGTGTTCGCGGGCCTGGCGTTCGTGCCGCTGCTGCTGGCCGCGCAGGCCGCGGGCAATGGCGTACTGGCGAGCGTGTGGTGGCTGGTGCTGGCCTACTTCCTGCTGGAGATCGGCGAGATGTGCCTGTCGCCGATCGGGCTGTCGGCGGTCACCCAGCTGTCGGTCGCACGCGTGGTCGGCCTGATGATGGGCGCGTTCTGGCTGGCGACTGCGTACTCGGAAGTGCTGGCCGCGCAGTTCGGCAAGCTCACCTCGCTCGAAGTCGCCGAGGGCGAAGCAATCGACATGGCCGTGGCCGCGGCCAAGTACGCCGAACTGTTCCAGATCATGTTGTGGATCGGCGTCGGCTCGGGCCTGGCCTATTTCGTGCTTTCACCGCTGGTGCGGCGCTGGATGCACGGCGTGCGCTGACCCCGTCGCACGCTGCCGTCGCCGGCGGCGTGCGGACAGGCGTCACCTGCGCTCGGCCACCTCGGTCGGATCGTGCGGCGCATCGCCATGCGC from Luteimonas sp. S4-F44 carries:
- a CDS encoding oligopeptide:H+ symporter; amino-acid sequence: MAAAPSPALSGTDDFLGHPKGVFVCFFTEMWERFSFYGMKALLLLYILKYHLFGDDAGFDLLGAYGGLVYAMPVLGGLLADRYLGMRKAVVLGGVLLVLGHLGMAFEGEQARIVDGTIVRDETALQVFYLSLALIIMGVGFLKPNISTIVGKLYAPEDPRRDSGFTLFYAGINVGALFASLVCAFLGETYGWKYGFGAAGIGMVAGLIVFLWGQKYLGGHAEPNDPAKLTEKLGPLSREWWIYAGSVGGALVVWQLIQRTWTVHGAMHLIAAALVVWFVWFLIRHCSRVEREQMLALVLLIFGVLIFFTLYEQTYGSWVTFTDRMLTKDLFGLTPGGYTPGVPWAIFALGASPLLMVLALRASDRGHAGLARAAAIAMVVALAVALVHDVVLVPQTAGSLTFLGAFFIVVLAPVFSWLWPWLDRRGLNPAKPTKMAIGLVFAGLAFVPLLLAAQAAGNGVLASVWWLVLAYFLLEIGEMCLSPIGLSAVTQLSVARVVGLMMGAFWLATAYSEVLAAQFGKLTSLEVAEGEAIDMAVAAAKYAELFQIMLWIGVGSGLAYFVLSPLVRRWMHGVR